A stretch of DNA from Mucilaginibacter daejeonensis:
CCGAATCATTGGCTATCGAGCGGTCGGTATTAAAGACCTTTGGCGGCGGTTGCCATATGCCACTGGGTTGTTTTTGCCGTAAGCACGAGGGTAAATACCAGGTGTTCACCTCTAAGGCCGATACCGAGAATGACCTGCCAGATCGTTTCTTCATTAGTGCTGACAGCACTGAAGGACTGGTCGATCGCATCATAGCCAAATTTGATAAGCAACGTAAGCTCGCCGGCAAGGTGTTCATCTCACGTGAGTTGCCAGCTTCAAGTTATTTCCGCAGAGTGTTGGAGAAGCATGGTGTTGAGGTGGAGGCGCGTTCATTGATCCGTACTGTACCGGTGATGACCATACTGAACCCTTACGTGTTACAAGGGGTCGATTGGATCTTTTTCACCAGCAAAAATGCCGTCGAATACTTCTTTCAGCTTAAGCCACAATTCCCGCATCCGGTAAAATTTGGGGTGATGGGTAGTGGAAGCGAGGATATGCTGCGCCGCAACGGTCAATTTGCCGATTTTGTGGGCGAAAGTGGCGATACCACCGAGGTGGGCCGCGAGTTTGCCAAGCTGGCCAATGGCTATCACGTATTGTTCCCTGGTGCCGAAGGTGCCATGAAGAGCATACACCGGTCGCTATCGGCCGAGACCAAGATCGTGGACCTGCCGGTGTACGAGACCGTAATTGAAGAGAATGCAGAAGGTACCGACGCCAATGTGCTGGTATTTACCAGCCCAAGCAATGTGGAGGCCTATTTTAATATGAACTTATTAGACCCTGATCAAAAAGTGATCGCCATAGGTAATTCTACAGGCAATAAACTTAAAGAAGTGGGTGCCGCATACACGCTGCCGTTCTCGCCCGATGAGGTAGGACTGGCCGAGGCGGTGTTCGGGCTTGAATGATCCATGGTTAATGGGTCATAGTTCATAGCAGTGATAAATGATCGGTCGGTAATGAAAGGCATCAAAAGCCATGAACCAAATTACTGACCATGAACTAAACATATGTTACAACGACCAAGAAGGAATAGAAAAAGTGAAGTGATCCGCCAAATGGTACAGGAAACTCACGTGAGTGCGGCTAACCTGATCTTCCCGCTATTTATTGTAGAGGGTAACGATCAGAAGACAGAAGTGTCGTCAATGCCGGGTATCTTCCGGTATTCTATCGATCATTTGCTTCGCGAGGTAGAAAGCTGTATGAAGCTTGGGTTAAGGTCGTTCGATCTTTTCCCTAACATCGATGAAGCGCTTAAAGATAAATACGCCACCGAGAGCCATCGTGACGAGAGCCTTTACCTGCGTGCTATACGCGAGGTAAAAAAAGAGTTCCCTGAATCATGCGTGATCACCGATGTGGCTATGGATCCTTACAGCAGTGACGGTCATGACGGTATCGTTGAGAATGGCGAGATCCTGAACGATGAAACGCTGGAGGTACTGGGTAAAATGGCCCTGGCCCATGCGCGCCACGGTGCCGATATCATTGCCCCGTCAGACATGATGGACGGCCGAGTGGGTTACATACGCCAAGTGCTGGATGATGCAGGCTTTAGCCATGTATCCATCATGTCGTACACCGCTAAGTATGCCAGCGCGTTCTACGGTCCGTTCCGTGATGCGCTGAACTCGGCGCCAAAGTTCGGCGATAAAAAATCATACCAGATGAATCCCGCCAACCAGCGCGAGGCCCTGATCGAGGCCGGGCTGGACGAGGCCGAAGGTGCCGACTTTTTGATGGTGAAACCGGGCTTGCCATACCTGGATGTGATCAAACTATTAAAAGATAATACTGAATTGCCTATAGCTGCCTACAATGTAAGCGGCGAATACGCCATGATCAAAGCCGCCGTTCGCAACGGCTGGCTTAACGAACAGCGCTCGGTAACTGAGGTGCTCACCAGTTTCCGCCGTGCAGGAGCCTCAGCCATATTGACCTACCACGCTAAAGAAGTGTTGGAGAATAAGTGGTTGTAGTAAATTAGACGTCATTGCGAGGAACGAAGCAATCTCTGCGGAGGCCAGCCAGTTTGGTAGGCATAGTCCAGAGATTGCTTCGTTCCTCGCAATGACGATTTGAAACAAATAACAATGTCAGAGATAAAAGAAATAAGCCGCGAAAGATCGAATGAGTTATACGCTAAGGCTAAAACTTTCTTTCCGGGTGGTGTCAACTCGCCGGTAAGGGCTTTTAAGTCGGTATATGGCACGCCGCTGTTCATCAAAAAAGGAGATGGCGCTTACCTTTGGGATGCTGATGATAACCAGTTCATTGATTTTTGCTGCTCATGGGGACCACTTATTTTAGGGCACAACCACCCGGCCGTACGCGAAAAGGTGATCGAGGTGATGCAGAACGGGATGTCGTTCGGGGCGCCTACCGCCTTGGAGAACGAATTGGCCGAGCTCATCCTCAGCAATAACCCTTTTATTGAAAAGATACGTTTCACCAGCTCGGGTACCGAGGCGGTGATGTCAGCCATCAGGCTGGCCCGCGGTTACACTGGCCGCAACAAGATCCTTAAATTTGAGGGTTGCTACCACGGCCATACCGATGCTTTGCTGGTGAAAGCAGGTTCGGGCTTGGTCACTTTCGGCGAGACCTCATCGGCTGGTGTGCCTAAGTCGTTCGCCGAGGAGACCATCGTGATCGCTCTTGACGATCGCGAGGCGCTCACCAAAGCCTTTACCGATTTTAAGGACCAGATCGCTGCCGTGATCATTGAGCCGGTGCCGGCCAATAATGGTCTGCTATTGCAGCATAAAGAGTTCCTGCAGTTCCTGCGTGACGAGTGTACGGCCAATGGTACGCTGCTCATCTTTGATGAAGTGATCTCGGGTTTCCGGGTATCATTCACTGGAGCGGCAGGTCACTACCAGATCCAGCCCGATATCATTACCTACGGTAAGATCATTGGCGGTGGCTTGCCGGTAGGTGCTTATGGTGCATCGGCACAGATCATGAGCAACATATCGCCCGAGGGCCCCGTATACCAGGCAGGAACCTTATCGGGCAACCCGGTGGCCATGGCAGCAGGTATAGCTCAATTGAGCCAGCTGTTAAAACCCGGCTTTTATGAAGAATTAGCACAAAAGACCACGTCTTTTGTGAACGATATAGTAGCTTTTGCCAGCGAGCGCGGTTACCCTGTGCACCTGACTCAAATAGGTTCGATCTTCTGGTTCGCGTTCGATACCAAAGATATCACCCGTAAGGCCGAGGACATCGACCCAAAAAGCATGGACAAGTTCAAGCAGATGCACTTTGAATTGCTGAACCGTGGTGTGTATTTTGGCCCGTCGGGTTACGAGGTTGGCTTTGTATCAGCCGCTCACACAACGGAGATACTGGATCAGGCGAAACAAGCTATATTTGATAGTTTGGATGTGGTGTTCAACCCCACCCAACCCTCCCCGGGAGGGAGGGCTTTAGAAAGCCAAAACGACTTTAGAGAATAATCACTTAATTAAGGTCTCCCCTCCCGGGGGAGATCCAGAGGGGGCTTATGAAACGACCGTTCGTGATATTTTACGCGCTCATCATCTACACGCTGATGGAGCTGATCTGGTGGGGTTACATGCTGATGAGGCTGCAGCCCGATCGCACAGGCATGATCCTGGGCGAGGGTTCCATGTTCATTATCATCATCGCAACGGGAGCGATCTTGTTCCACCGTTCGTTGAATAAGGAACGCCGTTTGGTGCACCAGAAGAAGAACTTCCTGTTGTCGGTCACCCATGAGCTGAAATCGCCACTGGCCTCGATCAAACTATACCTCGAGACCATCCAAAAGCGCAGCCTCACCAAGCAACAGGTAGATGATTTTGTGGGCAAATGCTTACTGGATGTTGACCGCCTGAACGACATGGTGGAAAATATGCTACTGGCCGCCAAGATCGAGAACCAGTCGTACACGTTCCCTAAGCAGCAGTTCAACATGTCGGTACTGGTGGATGGTATCGTGAATCGTTTGCAGATCAACCGCTGCGACATGCACCAGCAACTGATCAACGCCGAGATAGAGCCTAAGGTAGAGGTGACCGGCGATAAATTTGCGCTTACGTCAGTGGTCACCAACCTGATCGAGAACGCCATCAAGTACTCTAAACCTTGCGAAACGGTCAACGTAAAGTTATACAGCAAGGCCGGCAAGACCTACCTTGAAGTGGCCGACCATGGCATCGGTATAGCAGATGCAGAAAAAAGCCGTATTTTTGAACGTTTCTACCGTGTAGGAAGTGAAGAGACCCGTAACACAAAAGGCACGGGCTTAGGTTTATACATAGTGAAACAAGTACTTGATAAACACCAGGCCGTGATCAGCGTGCGCGATAACCGCCCTGCAGGCAGTGTTTTTGAAGTTATATTTGGGTAAACCTAACATCTTAACGATACCTGTAATGACAAAAAAAAGGATACTACTGGCCGAGGACGAAGAACATTTGTTAGAGGCCATCAAATTGAACCTGGAGCTTGAAGGCTACAAGGTGACCACCGCTAACAATGGTAAAAAAGCGCTTCAAAAGTTCAAAGAGGAGCGTTTTAACCTGGTGATCCTGGATGTGATGATGCCAGAGGTTGACGGCTTTGTGGTGGCCGAGACCATCCGTCTGGAGAACTCGGAGGTGCCGATCATGTTCCTGACCGCTAAAAATACCAACGAGGACAAGATACAAGGCCTTAAAAAAGGTGCCGACGATTACCTGACCAAACCGTTCAATCTGGAGGAGCTGATCCTGCGCGTGAACAACCTGGTAAAACGCGGCCTTAAAGGTGAAGAACTGAAAGAGTTCAATAGCTATAAGATAGGCGAAAAGACCATCCATTTTAACTCGTTCGAGCTGATCAATGAGGATGGTTC
This window harbors:
- the hemC gene encoding hydroxymethylbilane synthase: MDRTVIIGTRGSELALWQANFVKDSLAAIGVTAQLKIIKTQGDRILNLSLDKLEGKGFFTKELEEELLAGTIDIAVHSHKDLPTEHPAGLIIAAVSEREDPSELLIILKDCVDVHQRLSVKFGGLVGTSSNRRKAQLRALRPDLEMDDLRGNVPTRIDKLRKENYHAIMLAKAGVARLGIDLSEFHVEELTPTEFVPAPAQGALAIQIRETNTDLYEVLQKLHHPEVAESLAIERSVLKTFGGGCHMPLGCFCRKHEGKYQVFTSKADTENDLPDRFFISADSTEGLVDRIIAKFDKQRKLAGKVFISRELPASSYFRRVLEKHGVEVEARSLIRTVPVMTILNPYVLQGVDWIFFTSKNAVEYFFQLKPQFPHPVKFGVMGSGSEDMLRRNGQFADFVGESGDTTEVGREFAKLANGYHVLFPGAEGAMKSIHRSLSAETKIVDLPVYETVIEENAEGTDANVLVFTSPSNVEAYFNMNLLDPDQKVIAIGNSTGNKLKEVGAAYTLPFSPDEVGLAEAVFGLE
- the hemB gene encoding porphobilinogen synthase — encoded protein: MLQRPRRNRKSEVIRQMVQETHVSAANLIFPLFIVEGNDQKTEVSSMPGIFRYSIDHLLREVESCMKLGLRSFDLFPNIDEALKDKYATESHRDESLYLRAIREVKKEFPESCVITDVAMDPYSSDGHDGIVENGEILNDETLEVLGKMALAHARHGADIIAPSDMMDGRVGYIRQVLDDAGFSHVSIMSYTAKYASAFYGPFRDALNSAPKFGDKKSYQMNPANQREALIEAGLDEAEGADFLMVKPGLPYLDVIKLLKDNTELPIAAYNVSGEYAMIKAAVRNGWLNEQRSVTEVLTSFRRAGASAILTYHAKEVLENKWL
- the hemL gene encoding glutamate-1-semialdehyde 2,1-aminomutase; translated protein: MSEIKEISRERSNELYAKAKTFFPGGVNSPVRAFKSVYGTPLFIKKGDGAYLWDADDNQFIDFCCSWGPLILGHNHPAVREKVIEVMQNGMSFGAPTALENELAELILSNNPFIEKIRFTSSGTEAVMSAIRLARGYTGRNKILKFEGCYHGHTDALLVKAGSGLVTFGETSSAGVPKSFAEETIVIALDDREALTKAFTDFKDQIAAVIIEPVPANNGLLLQHKEFLQFLRDECTANGTLLIFDEVISGFRVSFTGAAGHYQIQPDIITYGKIIGGGLPVGAYGASAQIMSNISPEGPVYQAGTLSGNPVAMAAGIAQLSQLLKPGFYEELAQKTTSFVNDIVAFASERGYPVHLTQIGSIFWFAFDTKDITRKAEDIDPKSMDKFKQMHFELLNRGVYFGPSGYEVGFVSAAHTTEILDQAKQAIFDSLDVVFNPTQPSPGGRALESQNDFRE
- a CDS encoding sensor histidine kinase; protein product: MKRPFVIFYALIIYTLMELIWWGYMLMRLQPDRTGMILGEGSMFIIIIATGAILFHRSLNKERRLVHQKKNFLLSVTHELKSPLASIKLYLETIQKRSLTKQQVDDFVGKCLLDVDRLNDMVENMLLAAKIENQSYTFPKQQFNMSVLVDGIVNRLQINRCDMHQQLINAEIEPKVEVTGDKFALTSVVTNLIENAIKYSKPCETVNVKLYSKAGKTYLEVADHGIGIADAEKSRIFERFYRVGSEETRNTKGTGLGLYIVKQVLDKHQAVISVRDNRPAGSVFEVIFG
- a CDS encoding response regulator transcription factor yields the protein MTKKRILLAEDEEHLLEAIKLNLELEGYKVTTANNGKKALQKFKEERFNLVILDVMMPEVDGFVVAETIRLENSEVPIMFLTAKNTNEDKIQGLKKGADDYLTKPFNLEELILRVNNLVKRGLKGEELKEFNSYKIGEKTIHFNSFELINEDGSVTPLTKKETMLLKLLIERRNEAVSREQILETVWNYDVYPSTRTIDNFILTFRKYFEPDPKNPVYFHSIRGVGYKFTDNH